A single Parabacteroides timonensis DNA region contains:
- a CDS encoding DUF3868 domain-containing protein produces the protein MKKKNIPFITAGLLLSALTAGAQEIVVRDKIVEKADTSLVIGMTLDLSQIEVAGDRSIVCTPVIVRDDSIRPLTPVIINGRSRHILYERTGRNFIENREIELRRRNGEEQSVDYQTRTPFARWMEKSEVALITDECGCGWDSLQSTRSPLFAINLAEPIVLKPFLCYQTPKVEAVKARAKEGSAFLDFPVNKITIYPDYRNNPQELRAIRETVESVRNDKYATITEVYIKGYASPEGSYSNNAYLAENRAKALRDYVKGLYHFDQAAFTVDFEPEDWAGLEKRLETMSLPDKAELLAIIRADEPSDLDKKEWKLKTLNGGTSYKILLRDVYPALRHSDYAVKYTIRNFTVEEAKELLYTDPKQLSLSEMFQVAQTYEPGSRQYNEVFEIAVRMYPDDPVSNLNAANTAIGNGQLEQAKRYLSKTVDSPEKQLALAAIAMLEGKLDKAETILSDLKNTSVSGQAEENLKQIAAKRNE, from the coding sequence ATGAAAAAGAAAAACATACCCTTTATAACCGCCGGCCTGCTACTTTCAGCCTTAACCGCCGGCGCACAGGAAATCGTTGTCCGGGACAAGATCGTGGAAAAGGCCGATACATCGCTGGTGATCGGCATGACACTCGACCTCAGTCAGATCGAAGTGGCAGGCGACCGCAGTATCGTCTGTACGCCGGTGATCGTCCGCGATGACAGCATACGACCACTCACCCCGGTGATCATCAATGGCCGCAGCCGTCATATATTATATGAACGTACAGGCCGTAATTTTATAGAAAACAGAGAAATCGAGTTGCGCCGCCGCAACGGTGAGGAACAGAGTGTGGACTACCAGACCCGTACTCCGTTTGCCCGCTGGATGGAAAAGTCGGAAGTAGCCCTTATCACCGATGAATGCGGTTGCGGGTGGGACTCCTTGCAAAGTACCCGTTCCCCCTTGTTCGCCATCAACCTGGCAGAACCAATTGTCCTGAAACCCTTCCTTTGCTATCAAACGCCAAAAGTCGAAGCAGTAAAAGCCAGAGCGAAAGAGGGAAGCGCTTTTCTCGATTTCCCGGTCAACAAGATCACCATTTATCCTGATTATCGCAATAACCCGCAGGAGTTGAGAGCGATACGGGAGACGGTCGAGTCGGTACGGAATGATAAGTACGCCACTATCACCGAGGTGTATATCAAAGGATACGCTTCACCCGAAGGCAGCTACTCCAACAATGCCTACCTGGCAGAGAACCGCGCCAAGGCCTTGCGTGATTACGTAAAAGGCTTGTATCATTTCGACCAGGCCGCCTTTACGGTCGACTTCGAACCGGAAGACTGGGCAGGGCTGGAGAAACGGTTGGAAACGATGTCGTTGCCGGACAAGGCCGAACTGCTTGCCATCATCCGCGCGGACGAACCTTCTGATTTGGATAAAAAGGAATGGAAGCTCAAGACGCTGAACGGGGGTACTTCTTATAAGATCCTGTTGCGTGATGTTTATCCGGCCCTTCGCCATTCGGACTATGCGGTGAAGTACACGATCCGCAACTTCACGGTCGAAGAGGCGAAAGAGTTACTTTACACTGATCCGAAGCAGCTTAGCTTGAGTGAAATGTTCCAGGTTGCACAAACCTACGAACCGGGCAGCCGGCAGTATAATGAGGTCTTCGAGATCGCTGTTCGCATGTATCCGGACGATCCCGTTTCGAATCTGAATGCAGCCAATACGGCTATCGGCAACGGTCAATTGGAACAGGCAAAACGCTATCTCAGTAAGACCGTTGACTCTCCGGAGAAACAGTTGGCTTTGGCAGCTATCGCCATGTTAGAGGGGAAACTGGATAAAGCGGAGACGATACTGTCGGATCTGAAAAACACGTCTGTTTCCGGACAGGCGGAAGAAAATCTGAAACAGATCGCTGCCAAGCGGAATGAATAA
- a CDS encoding DUF3575 domain-containing protein has product MKKSFFLLIFSLLAFGLSAQNELSESMGSVAGIKTNIPYLGTATFNLGAEVRLARHWSVEAEVGLNPFDGKHDDGSYGKSLKHLRVHPELRYWFCETFYKHFIGLHVPYLLYNVSDIKLLGTENERHQGWGAGVGISYGYSWILSKHWNMEATVGVGYLYLESDKYPCTNCGNKIETVKKHYFGPTQAAVSLIYQF; this is encoded by the coding sequence ATGAAAAAGAGTTTCTTTTTACTGATTTTCAGCCTCCTGGCCTTTGGCCTTTCGGCACAAAACGAACTGTCGGAGAGCATGGGATCGGTTGCCGGTATCAAAACCAACATTCCCTATTTGGGTACGGCAACATTTAACCTGGGTGCGGAAGTGCGCCTGGCCCGTCACTGGAGCGTGGAAGCCGAGGTCGGCCTGAATCCGTTCGACGGAAAGCACGATGACGGCAGCTACGGCAAATCCCTTAAGCATCTGCGCGTTCATCCGGAACTACGTTACTGGTTCTGCGAAACATTCTATAAACATTTTATCGGATTGCATGTACCATACCTGTTGTACAACGTCTCTGACATCAAGCTCCTGGGAACGGAGAACGAACGTCACCAGGGTTGGGGAGCCGGTGTGGGCATCAGCTACGGGTATTCCTGGATCCTTTCCAAGCACTGGAATATGGAAGCGACTGTCGGTGTGGGTTATCTCTACCTCGAATCGGATAAGTATCCCTGCACCAACTGCGGCAACAAGATCGAGACCGTCAAGAAACACTATTTCGGTCCTACACAAGCGGCTGTCAGCTTGATTTATCAATTCTAA
- a CDS encoding HU family DNA-binding protein produces the protein MDKRTLESRVSEKLGIPQYKVNLFINTLLESITEALEQNEEVSIRGFGTFLPKRQKTRPVRNPQNGEPCMLEPSATVKFCVGSDLKKRLNKDSHIQK, from the coding sequence ATGGATAAAAGAACCCTGGAATCAAGAGTATCTGAGAAATTGGGGATCCCTCAATACAAAGTGAACCTGTTCATCAATACGTTGCTGGAATCCATAACGGAAGCACTGGAACAAAACGAAGAAGTATCCATCCGAGGCTTTGGAACATTCCTGCCTAAAAGGCAAAAAACACGTCCCGTCCGCAATCCCCAGAATGGGGAACCCTGCATGTTGGAGCCTTCTGCCACCGTCAAATTCTGTGTAGGCAGCGACCTGAAAAAACGGCTGAATAAAGACAGCCATATCCAAAAGTAA